ATGTAACTTTTACAACGCAACCGTCCCAATTTTTTAATATCGTTTTTAAATCAACACGCTCCGGGCTAAGGAGTCAGGGTTGCCAGTGAAAGTGGCATTTCGGACATATCTTTCCCACGAGTCGTCAGGACGCAATTAAGGCGGCGTCTTGGCTTTTTGCATCAGCCGTGCATTATGCCGACACGGCCTGTGCCGACTTATGTTATAGCGTCGGCTTAACAGCTTTCATCTCTCTCGCCATTTAGACAAAGTTATAGGATGTATGCAAAAACAAATGACAGTTGATAAAGCTTGCAGTCACTGATCTTTTGCTTTTGAAATGGGGTGTGACCTACCTACGTCTTCTACCTACTGCGTTctcgtattttattttgcattacGTCATGAACTGAATGACAAATTGTACTCGAGTGTGACTTGTACTAGAGTGCCCTGATACTTTAGATACGGTAGACAACTcggaacaaaaaaaatctaccagaAAGCAACATCAAAAAGCGGCTAGTGCGGTAAGGGCAAATGTAATACTTACCTATGTGAGTGAGTGGTGAAAATTTAGGCAAATACGTGTAGCTGGGAAACGAGATGTTATGAGTTACCCTACTGATATACCTAGTACTGACTAACTAATGTCAATAAAGttactaacaaaataattcaaagtTTGTTTGATTAATATCAAGTTAAACTCCTTGAGATAAATCACCGCATCCGTTGATTATAccgttaggtacctacagtcgGTGTCCTCACATACTTATTAGTATCTACTATTgtatgcaactagtatgaaaaaaaaatggctttatCTGATGAGATGAAGCGTTAACTGATGAGTTAACTATGTAATTGGCAGCACATTCGTGTTTTTCTCATTCTTCAAGTTGCTTCGTCTCCAGAAGCCGCTTTTACGCTGCGgcattaaaaaaatgacttaaaTTGATTCTGCCAGTATAAACTTCGCCTTCACTACAGCTAAGGATTATCATCAATTCACCACGCTACGACAAAACCGCTCTCTAACGGTGAGCGCAAAATGCTAAAGAAGGAAATAGTAATCTATGATATGCTGTTATTTGTGACGATACTTGACTGTAATGTATATTATTAAACTTAagttttcaattttcaattatCTATCGGTTGGtaatttttatgaatttcatCGACTGATTTGACGGACTAGACGCCGTACCGCCGCAGGGATTTTAAGTATGCAAATCATCTATTCAGTACGTGCTTTTTAAGTGTTGGAAGAAGGAGCATTTCTAATATTGGTAGTATAAATAAGATTAGTAATGAATGTGCTGGAAGGAATCTACAACAGACTCGAAGTTTAAGCCAAGTGTGTAGTGTTGCAGTGTGCGTTGATAACTTTTTTTCACGAGCCTAAATTATTAGGTATAACTAGTTAGTAGGAGTTTCTTCTGTGGGTTCACTCATTATTTACTATGAATTTTACTGTCGtattaatttgattattttctATATCTTTACTCATTTCATCAAGCAATAGTCTGTCGTTAAAATAGGGTAAGTACTAAGTATTTGATATTTCGACTTAGCCTTTGGACTTATGTGCACTTTTCATCAGAAGAGATTAGATAGGAGACAATCGCTGTTCAGTTGTCGCAAAAATAAAAACCTCTACCTCAACAGCTGCACAACAGGTCTTAACAACCGCACAAACAAATTAAACGGGCAAAGAAATTATTCTCTAATGGCCCTTTTTCCATTTTAGATGCGGGAcgatttaattcaattaaaactatatagttacctaattaatttcaaaaaatatgttCGGATTCTTAATCACATCTAAATGATACAAATTCACTGTCTTCCATTCTTTGTATATCCTGTACagtaaaacattaaatatactACAAATCAAGTGAATATAGATAGGTACTATTTTGctttcgtattttgtcggataagttcgtagtcttgctttctcaattaccTTCAGTAAACTTCTCTAAGTTacttgagatagcaagataaatacgatcATTTTCGACAATATACGATGGCAAAGTATTATTCACTACATACATATGTAGTATAATCCAATATGGTGACGTCAAATAGAAGGGCTTACCATCACGACTTGTGATCTACGCATGTGGGAACACGCGAATTGGACAGTTACAAAGAATCCCAGTCGTCTCGGGTTAGAGGCCCATCAAGTACTGCTAAGGTGAATTAAAGTGACATATCTCTGTAACGGATCGAGCTTTTTGTCCTCCCCGCGTTCGCTGTCGGTACATCACTGGATGCCACACAGTTACCTAACAGGATGTTGACATCTTTTCTTTAAGGGTGTTTGTCTATCTATGTTGAAAAACTActgtcaatgttttttttattggacgaAAACGTTTAGGATACGGCACTTTCTTGTTTTTGCTAAGATAATTATATACGTATAAAAATAGAATTTGTCTTTCACGACAAGGGAGAACGTAAATATAGTATActtagtatgaaagttaacaAAACCGCTTGCTTTTCATGCAATACATTTGCATtaaaagtgacccatttcattGCTATGTAGTTACTGTATTTCTAAAGAAACGTCTTTGTGTTGTAGATGTTAAGCAAGATTTTTTATCAGATGTGTAGTTGATGTCCTTTTAATTATTCAAGACAATATTTTGTCGCAAATTGATCAAAATCTCATAGCCATAGCTTTTGTTTCTCGAAACCGAACCGAACGGTTATTTTTCAATAATGAAGTCCATATTTAGATTTACCTAtatacaagtaggtatatatagtacatataagaataagaataagaataaatttatttataattcaacaTTGAAAATATTCGGACAGTGAGATATCCGGCGGACCCCGAACTAGGCAGGAGCCTGTATCTCGGGGCCCTATAAGAGTGTGTATAACAGATTAGGtacataaacatttatcaagTGACATGTTactaaaaatagtcaaaaatgtgtatatatatatatatatgtataatatatatatatatatatatatatatatatatatatatatatatatatatacatatatatgtatatatatatgtatatatgtatatatatatatatgtatatatatatatatatatatatatatactgtggaACTATCTAAATAAGGCACGTGCCTGCACGCGGGTGCACGCTGAGCAACAGACAAGGCTCTTTACCCGGTTTTCGGCAGGAGTCGAGCACGTCGCGACACATGACAGGTGGTCTGCGGCATCATGGGCACGTGCCTCGTCGTCTGTTCTTGAAGTTGTTATTTTCTTACCTCCGTGTTGCGGGTGCACGCTGAGCAGGAGACAGGGCTCGTCACCCGGCTCTCGGCAGCAGTCGAGCACGTCGCGACACGTGGTCTGCGGCGTCACGGGCACGTGGGTCGGAGCCCAGCCCGCACCGCTCTCGCACCACACTCGGACTATCATCTGAAATGAGAAAATATGGGTCAGAAAACTTGGG
This DNA window, taken from Choristoneura fumiferana unplaced genomic scaffold, NRCan_CFum_1 Sck3bRy_40;HRSCAF=207_pilon, whole genome shotgun sequence, encodes the following:
- the LOC141445179 gene encoding apoptosis-stimulating of p53 protein 1-like; protein product: MIVRVWCESGAGWAPTHVPVTPQTTCRDVLDCCREPGDEPCLLLSVHPQHGVHVLRDTELPLEVASALGPDVQFVLKYIDTGKWQN